The DNA window TTTATTGCATGTCAATGTCAACAATAAGCGTTGCAACTTACTAAAACCCTTTCAGTTGCATACCTTTTCAAAAGTTGCTCTTTAATAACGCTTGGATCTAATGACTATACATTCTAATTTTCAATTTTGGTCATTGAAAAACTAGATTTAATTTATGAATTACTTTTGTCATTTGTATAAATATCTTTGGAAACGAATAcaatgttgattaaaaaaaatatgccattgaaatacaaaatatcaatagaaaaaaaacaaatacacactGGTCAAAGACCCAACTAACAACATAagttcattttttctcttttcatatTATTTAACTCGATGCATGTCATCGGAATGAAGGAGCGACTCATGTTTGACAAGCACTTGGTCTCCCGCAGCTGAACAATTTGGAGAAAGCGGTGTCGGCGGCCCACACCTTCCTGAAGAAGAACCCCGAAGACACCTCGGTGACCAAGAACATGAAGTACTACAAGACGCTGGCGGACGTGGAGCCCTACCTCGTCGACCACGAGGAGCAGCCGTACGAGGTTCTTCCCGCCGTCGCTTCACGTCGCTTCACGTCGGAGCGCCCGCTGACGGCGTTTTTGGGCCGCAGGGCGCGTTCGTGAAGGGCGCCAAGCTACACAACAGCGGCGACTTCAGCGGCAGCGCTCGCCACATGGAGCAAGCGCTGGCGTCCTACTTGGACACGTACGCCACCTGCGCGGCCGCCTGCGACGGCGCCTACGAGATCCTGGAGTTCAAGGATTTTTACCCCACGCTGGCCGGTTGGTCTTTTACAACTTTTTCTCCCCGTTGACCTCGTCGGCTAGCATAGATGGcgcccaatccgttttgacccAATGAACAAAtcggtcaaaacggattggacggctCAAAAGAGCTTTCACAGGCAGTCGCTGCCgttgaaataaattggacgtctatccttgtcaatggcatgcaatgaattagagaggatgaaataaaatcaacttGGAGTTTTAGTTGGGCCAGTGAAAAGTTTATTTCTGTAATTATTTCTTTGAATGTCattaattatttcttttaaaattaacattgtattcCATTATAAACATTACAAACATAGTATCAAAGACAATAGTGATTTATGATTCAAAAAGAATTAGATTTAAAGTTAAATAGTCCCCAAAAAATCCTTTCGTATATTATCagtgtgtatttgttttttccctcaTTAATTTAGCTTATCGTAACATTATAttccattataaaaaaaataattatataaacaATATAAAAGAACAGTGTTACCTACTGAAGAAATATCTACTTCAGTGTATTtctgcattttaatttgattaattttgCTTCTGTTAATGTGAATACCACAGACATGACTTTTCATCTATTATCTTTCTATTAAATAAGCTCTTTTTAATGTCATATTTAACAAGGGTTTACTTTTTTACACTaatgacatacatacatacacaatgtAAAAGCATGATAGAGAAAATAGCCAATGATTATTCATAAGAACAAATATTTTTACGATATGTTTAAATGCATGAATACTCCATAatcctgttgttgttgttcagaTCTGTACTTGGAGGCGCTGAAGTGCAAGGTGGACTGCGAGCAGCATTTGACCCCCAGCGTGGGGGGCTTCTTGGTGGACAAGTTTGTGGCCACCATGTACCACTACCTCCAGTTCTCCTACTACAAACGTAAGAAGGGGCAGGCGGCGTGGTTGGCGGGCGCCGCTcacgctccctccctccctccgcctTCCCCCACAGTGAACGACGTGAAGAGCGCCGCCCCGTGCGCCGCCAGCTACGTGCTCTTCGACCCCGACGACCAGGTCATGCGCCAGAATGTGGACTACTACGGCTTTCACCGGGAACAGTGGGGCCTGGCCGACGACCATTTCCGTCCGCGGCCCGTGAGTAGTACTACAAGTAGCCATTGAATTCAGTCATTCTTTCTTCTACCACAAGAGAGAGCCCAAACGCATAACAGCTATCGCTAGCTAACAcataatccattttaactgaaaaATCAAGGTTATTAGATTGAAATTTGAGGGCAAAAATCCATAATGTACCTTTACaagttatgtatgtatatatatatatatgtgtatatatatatgtatatatatgtatatgtgtatatatatgtatatatatgtgtgtgtatatatatatatatatatatatatatatatatatatatatatatatatatatatgtatatatatatatgtatatatatatatgtatatatgtatatatatatatgtatatgtgtgtatgtatgtatgtgtatatgtatatatatatatatgtatatgtatatgtatatatatgtgtatatatatatatatgtgtatatatatatgtatatatatatgtatgtgtgtgtatatatatatatatatatatatatatatatatatatatatatatatatatatatatatatatactttttttatgtatttgagACCTTTTGTAAGTATctctttttcaatcattttaagcCTCAtccaatatttttaatttagaatATTTCCATTAGTGCCAAGAAATGAATGCTTCTCTCCCAAATTCCACCTTTGCAGGAGGCCTTGAGATACTTCAACCAGACCAGCAAGCAGAAGGAGATGCTGCACTTTGCCCTCAACTACCTACAAACAGAAGATGAGGTATATTTTTCAGGACAATGAACTTATTCGCTGTTGACTATTCCGCACAAACCAATCTTGCCATTAAAACAGAGCAGTCAATTTGCAGCAAAAtagcaagcaaaaaaataagtacaattAGTCTCGGGCCCGCTTGAAACATGACGTCTTTTTGGAAGGGCGAGGTGGATGCAGAAGCGGCGGCCATTTCTCACCGTCCCGACGCCGAGTTCGAGGGGGTCGGCGACTACGAGGAGTCGTTGCTGTCTGAGTGGTGGCAGGAGCCAAAGACCAAGTGGGACATGGGCGAGGCCCTGGACTGAACTGAGCCAGGAAGCCGTCCAAGATTGAGGTGGTCCCGTTTTAATCACCCCACAGAAAAATCTGCTTAATCTAACACAAAGCAATTTTTCATTCCGACAAACTCAGGCCACACAAAGAGaaaagttgacttttttttttatttcatttcacttGTCTCTCTATCTGCAAGgctttgatctttttttaaattagtctaAATTCAAAAAGTGtctaaaaatatgatttatgttcttttctctctcttgaAATGATTGATAGCAGCTCTGCACGTGATTTACATGACACACGCTCTGGTTTTCTAACACATATGTTCATCCCGCACAGATTAAAGAGCTCAAATGGGACAAAAAAGTGACGGAAGAAGgctcatgcacgcacgcacgctcaCGTTCACGGCGGAAGGCGGCGCTCAAccggccgttttttttttccagagaagCAAAACGTTGAAAAGATTTCACCGCCAGCGACGGCAGCCGTCGACGGCGACTGAGCGACCAGATCCGAGAGGTTAGAGATTTGACATCGACCACTGTCGATGGCAGCGGATGAGTTCACATTCGGCATAGTTTGCACATATTTACATAAACGGCTGATTAAATTGGTGACTTGCTCACTGTGGGAAGCGATGCTCAGTGATAGTCTTTCTGTGAGAATGTAGTAGGaaatcacacacaaaaaaacattggcttTTTTGACAACTTTGCTATTGGACTTCATCTTCTATAGTTTTTACTGGGATTTTTAAAGATTAATAAAGACAACTCAGATGTCTACAGCTGATTTTGTAAACGTATGTaagtttaaaaatatgtatttgtgggtcacactcaatgaaaaatgtgcactaaatAGGTCAAAGTTGCTTTTGCTAAAATTTTAAGTGCAACTCAAACAATTGGATCACATGTCCTAGTTGGACTTACGGCATACAACACTGAAAACATGACTCattttggaagctaagcagggttggcccTGGTTaatacttggatgggagactgcctggCAATAGCAGGTGCTGTAAGTAAGCTCTTATGTTACCAAGGGAAATTAGCTCAGTTGTTAGAGTGTCCCCCTTGCAGCTCTGgcatcctgggttcgaatcccagccTGGCAGTATAGTCTTATATTATGAAGGGCAATTATCCCAAGTACTAGAGTGCTCACTTAACCTGTGAGAAGCAGTGAGATTGACAATATACACAAGTTCTGTTGTGTGCCCATGGCCTGGTGGTTAGTGCATTGCACAAACACATGTCACAGTCTCATAGCTCTGGTgtgtctgggttcaaatcccagccactgctgtgtgaagtttgccctgcgatcagctggccacctaAAATCTTGGTGTCAAGACTTGtattgtagtcaagactttccaataatcaccaagtaaagtgtggccagaCTGGTGGATGAacaattttgccattaaaaaagactaagtctttCCTTCAATAAAAGCATcctatgaccatgtataggcgggccgcctcgtggtgtagagggtaagtcacctgcctgcgacctgggtgtcgagggttcacgtcctggtgtcggcagtcaacgactgtatggtgtcggcagtcggccgcaggccgactgtcgaacaccaccaggaaccccccctcccaactgtcttccggtcagccgaaggctgaccggaaataaattgttttgctgaaaaaaatgactaagtctttattttaatgaaaaaaaagttattccacatactgaactacatagtgtagtgatcaaaCTTCACACAGCAGTGGCTGGGACTTGAACCCAGACACACTAGAGCTATGAGACCGTGACATGTGTTTATGCAATGCACTAACCACCAGGCCACGGCCACACAACATAATTTGTGTATATTGTCAATCTCACTGCTTCTCACAGGTTAAGTGAGCACTCTAGTACTTGGGATAATTGCCCTTCATAATATAAGACTATACTGCCAggctgggattcgaacccaggatgcCAGAGCTGCAAGGGTGACACTCTAACAACTGAGCTAATTTCCCTTGGTAACATAAGAGCTTACTTACAGCACCTGCTATTTccaggcagtctcccatccaagtattAACCAgggccaaccctgcttagcttccaaaatGAGTcatgttttcagggtagtatgccataagtccaactaggacatgagatctgatattttgagttgcacctataattttagcaatagcaaactttgacctgtttagtgcacatttttcattgagtttggaCTGCAAGTATACAGTAGAGAAATCTGTAAAATTTCAGTATTTTAGTTCACATGAATAAATTCTTGGTTCCCCATAGTTTGTTTCAGTAGTGTTAATacgagtttttatttttgaatatccTCAttactttggatttttttgttgcttgacacattcaatttcattgacagttatatatatcaaatccatttaaacttgACCCATCATTTGACCACTGTCaacatttccatttaaaagAGTTTGGACACctaccaccgtcaatggcagccaaagagtcaatacttaaaataaattttataccccaaatcctttttttctcaaCCTCAAACCAATTGGAAGCCAAGTTTGTTAGCATTCTCTGCGAGACACTTTTCGCATGAAATCCTGGATAATTTGTCACCCAAAAACTGCTATCTGTCACGTGACCCCATTTCAAGTACCTGCATGGTGGCATTCTTCCTCCACACGTCGTCACCGTATTAAAAAGTTGAAGGACTCCATGGCTAAGTGTGCGCAATCCTTTTCGATTTTCCAAGCGTTTGCTTCCAATGTCCAAAGAGTAAAAAGTGTGGGTGAGCACAGAGCAGGGGTAAGAAGAAGAGTGAATGTTCTTCAATCTTCCTGAAATTGGcagtttggattttaaaaaaaaactggtcctTCCTCTGGTTCTTCTTTGGAAAACATGCTTCAAATATTCTCATTTACCGCCActgacggccatagacgtccaatctgtctCGAATGGAGGGGCGGGGTCCTGGCGAGCTTCAAGGGATTGGACGCCTTTTGCCGTAAGTGAAAGCGGGCCTAACCCAGATTATATCAAGTCTAGTCCAGAGTTAAAATTGAGTCCAATCTAGTTTCCATTTGGTCCAGCGCCGTCTTCATCTGGTCCCGGTCTAATTCGGTTTCCCCCTGTTCCGGCCAGTCCGAATGGAGTCAGCGTTCGTGTGTGGCGGGCAGGTAAGTGGGCGTGGTCGGGCGTTGGCTTCTGAGGCTGTGGCGGGGAATGAACCTCTTTAGCATCTTTACCttagcttattttttttacaccagtCCAATAGTGTCTGTGGCGTGGTTCTGGGCAGGCGGGTCGGCGGGCAGTGCAGATGCGCTCGGATCTtggtcccgtcccgtcccgtccccaCGTCGGAGGAAGACCCCGGTGGTCCCGAGGACGGAGGGAGGCAGGAACCAGAATGGAAGACGTTTGGGTGTTGTTGTTCCCTCCTTTACTCCGACGTGAGGAGAAGATAGGAAGTCGGCGGGACATGCACCGGGGACTCGGTCGGGTCGGCTCGGCTCGTTTCGGGTATTATCCTCCACCAGATCTGAAACATCAATGGATAGTTTA is part of the Stigmatopora argus isolate UIUO_Sarg chromosome 14, RoL_Sarg_1.0, whole genome shotgun sequence genome and encodes:
- the p3h4 gene encoding endoplasmic reticulum protein SC65; the protein is MLPHGVAATTAVVVAAFLASGLLSVVAQYEKYSFRSFPVGELMPLDSTYDYALQQYTAGKWADSVKYLEHSLRLRRLLRDSEAFCGRNCSAISRGNDDDEVDGDDDDGDDEGVRLRLVRHILLRAACLKKCKADFPVFQLPRPRPELLENIDKSTPYKFIQYAYYQLNNLEKAVSAAHTFLKKNPEDTSVTKNMKYYKTLADVEPYLVDHEEQPYEGAFVKGAKLHNSGDFSGSARHMEQALASYLDTYATCAAACDGAYEILEFKDFYPTLADLYLEALKCKVDCEQHLTPSVGGFLVDKFVATMYHYLQFSYYKLNDVKSAAPCAASYVLFDPDDQVMRQNVDYYGFHREQWGLADDHFRPRPEALRYFNQTSKQKEMLHFALNYLQTEDEGEVDAEAAAISHRPDAEFEGVGDYEESLLSEWWQEPKTKWDMGEALD